The following are encoded in a window of Acropora muricata isolate sample 2 chromosome 6, ASM3666990v1, whole genome shotgun sequence genomic DNA:
- the LOC136919828 gene encoding uncharacterized protein has product MKYWDGKNKTRTEKYQENTDKGKPGRKRQLPLFAEFVMVLVRLRLGLLQKQISHIFCISQPSVSKIFTTWITLLYHVFKQVLVRWPSKQLIKKYLPKCFSKYPRTRVIIDCTEIKVEKPSAPSSQKVTWSDYKSHNTFKLLVGITPSGAFSFISDLYSGAISDRAITIKSGLLEQLEPMDDAMADRGFNLRDLITKKKATLNIPPFAKGKQLSTKACTRTRRIASLRIHVERAIQRMKKFRLLQGVIPISIAAVANQVVFVCAALCNLLKPLVKK; this is encoded by the exons ATGAAGTACTGGGATGGAAAGAACAAGACACGAACGGAGAAATATCAG gaGAACACGGACAAGGGTAAACCTGGCCGGAAGAGGCAGCTCCCTTTATTTGCTGAGTTTGTGATGGTACTGGTTCGCCTTCGATTgggtttgttgcagaaacaaaTTTCACATATATTTTGCATTTCCCAGCCATCAGTTTCAAAGATTTTTACAACGTGGATAACTTTATTATATCATGTGTTCAAACAAGTGCTTGTAAGGTGGCCATCTAAACAGCTTATCAAAAAGTATTTACCAAAATGCTTTTCCAAGTATCCAAGAACACGTGTTATTATTGATTGCACAGAAATAAAGGTTGAGAAACCCAGTGCTCCCTCTTCCCAAAAAGTCACTTGGAGTGATTACAAAAGCCACAATACATTCAAACTACTTGTTGGAATTACCCCTTCAGGAGCATTTAGTTTTATCTCTGACCTTTACTCTGGTGCAATATCTGACCGTGCAATAACTATCAAGTCAGGGTTACTAGAACAGTTAGAGCCCATGGATGATGCCATGGCTGATCGAGGATTTAACTTGAGAGACCTCATTACCAAGAAAAAGGCAACTTTAAACATACCCCCATTTGCCAAGGGAAAGCAGTTGTCAACTAAAGCATGTACTAGAACAAGACGGATAGCTTCTCTAAGAATTCATGTGGAGAGAGCTATCCAGCGAATGAAAAAATTCAGGTTATTACAAGGGGTCATTCCTATTAGTATAGCTGCAGTGGCTAATCAGGTTGTATTTGTGTGTGCTGCTCTTTGCAATTTACTAAAACCACTGgtgaaaaagtaa